Genomic window (Carassius auratus strain Wakin unplaced genomic scaffold, ASM336829v1 scaf_tig00027601, whole genome shotgun sequence):
GATACCGACATGTTAATACGAGCAAAGAGTTAAAGTACATCCATCTGAAAGTGTttacagtttaaatatttttttttgtttgtaaaagtctcACCGTCTAGTTCTCGCTCGATAAGGTCCATCCTGTGCGTCACCTCGTCCTGCACTGCTTCAATGTGCTCCAGCAGGTTCAGCTGCCACTGCTGGTGCAGCACAAGGTCAGGGTCAGGCTTTGGGTCAGGGGTCACAGGGTCAGGCTCCTCTTCCTTGAATTCTAGCACACAACTCTTTTCCTGCTCCGCGGAAACCAGTTGCTTCATACGACACTCCAGCTCCTGACAACAGAAAGCAATGAGTCACATTTTTGGTGTGTGATGATTATTGATGATGCTGCAACTATTTGCCAGCACTGGGACACATTTTTAAAAGACTTTGAGCTAATTTTACGACATGCATCAAACTGATTTACAACCAGATCTCAATCTGGtatgaaaacagatgttttttaaacaaaactggtTTGACAAATACATATTTCACAACAGTTCTTAAATggttttgaaaatgaacaaactgatttaaaaaaaaaaaaaaaaaatcctagtcTGATTTAAAAATTCTTAAACTGGTTTGAAAATAGAGTATCAGTTGGTCTGAAAACAGatttcaaaccattttaaaatcataCTGAACTGAATCAAGCAGTTGTGAAAACATCAAATATTTAGAAAACAGACTTCAAACTGGTTTAACAAAAAGACAAACTGACTTAAAAACAGATCTCAAACTGGTTTGAAAATAGATTATCAATCTATATGAAAACAGTTTGAAAACAAAACTTGTTTGACAAATACAGATTTGACAAACAGTTCTCAAATGGttttcacagataaaaaaaaaaaaaatctgatttgaaaACTCTCAAACTGGTTTGGCAAATACAGATTTAACAAACAGTCCTCAAATGGTTTTGAAAATTatcaaactgattaaaaaaagaaaaaatctgattTGAAAACTCTCAAACTGGTATATGGTGTATCAGCTGGTCTGAAACAGATTGTGAAAATGTGCCGCAGGAGAATGATTTTGTAATTGACACACTTAGTCTTGTGATTAATTgtgtacactaaaaaaaataataataaaaaaaataccataactGTGTGCTTGAATTTTAGGCCAAGTGCACAGTAAAAGTTGCTTGTAACTTACCTTACTAAAGGAGCGGTCGGCCAGCTGAAGCTTGTGCTGGTCGTGGTCCAGCTGCGTGCCGTACCTCTGCTCGGCCATCTCTAGAAGGTCCTCTGTGCTCCTCAGACTGTCCTCCAGCTCAGAACCGCACCGTGTCTCCACCACAAGTCTTCTCTCCACCGCAGGGTAGTATGTACGGGGCTTCTGGTAGCAGTGCTCGCTGCTAATGTACGAGTCCTGGAAAGAGCAATGCGTTTCCACAGGTGATGGGACTTCGCTCTTCAATGTCTCGAACTCATTCGCTCCCATTCCAATGGGTGAGGAGGGGAAGGGTGTAGCTATGCCCGAGTCACCTGCCGTCTTCCTCCGCAGGCTGTCTGCAGGTGTCCAGGGCTGCCGCCAGAACTTCAGGTCTGGATGGGCTTGTGTCCTAAAAAGAGTGCAACTTTGCTTCATACCTCAATCTTTCACAGTTGACTTTATTAGTCAAATAGCTGGGTGCATCAAGAGCATTAGAGCAGAGGAATTACTTACTGTAGGATGCTCATTTTGAGTTGAAGGCCGTTCAGGACCTCAAACACACGGTGGACGTCCCCCAGGAGCTGATGGGCCGTTACCACTTTCTTACTGTTCTGGTGGGAGTAGTTCTCCTCCAGGAAAGACAAGCCATACATGTGACCGCTGCTCAGCCAGTCTTTATCATACCAGTACCTTTGACTCTGTCTCTGGGCTGCATACAGAAACAcgcacatttaaagattaacacaaaGCCCCAACAACAAAATGTAATGAAGTGGTTGTCATATTTTGATCCTTGTTCTGTTTTGCCAACACATGAAGACAAACGAACATCAAATTAAAAGCTATTGTATGCTAAGCGGAGATGGTTTGGGGAGGTTCTGGTGTCTCACCTGGTGGGTCTCTGCAGATGTAGCAGCTGTAGCTGTCTGGCACACTGTCCTCATACAGACCCATACAAGTCCCGTGCTGCCAGCACAAACACTCATCACACTGCAGAGAGCACAGGACACACCCTTCAATCTCCCATGCATATTAACCTTTAAAATCCTAATATATAACCACAtcaaattattcattattcacaAAATAATTCAAGTAATTGTGCCAGTGCTTAACGGATTTAAATTATGTGcttatttgttttcttcatgCTATAGCGACTTCTAGGAAACACAAAACCGATGCCATCAGATGGGGAAATAACGATGATTGTCTTCTGTTCTGTAGAGCTCAACATTTACAGCTGATTCCATATTATATCAACTCTGATACTGATCTGAATCAACACTGATCTGATTTGAGATCAGCCTTAActgctgaactgaactgaactcaactgaaataTCACGGAACAGACCTGAGCAATGATTTTACTGTATctcagagctgctttacagcagaatctTAATTGTCTCTATAGCCGAGTTTCCATAATCGATTCAATTCTTTTCCTGTTTTTATATAAACGTATATTCAGTGGttacagaaaataattttctttaaaataatcagattttgttgctttgcagcctgaattGAAGACGGACACATTTTTGGTTTTATCCAGCTGTAAAACACAaactttccagaaaaaaaaaaacagaatcactgagttaGAAAAAGGATCAACCCCTCGAGTCAGctttttgttgaaccaccttatgctttaattacagcctttagtctgttgggacaggtctctactaactttgcacacctagactttgcaatattttctCACTCCTCTTTGCAGAACCGCTCAAGCTCAGTTCAATTTGATGAtgagtgtttgtggactgcaaattatgatttcaaattatgctgcactttatgcatttgcccactgtcatatttatgtcatattcattgtgtgctgtatgtaaatgagttttaccctggctttattttgaaaaatatgattcccaatgcacacagacttcccagaatactgagtgccctgttgattacagtgtttactttgctttttatatattataattgtataaaatatttatttattgtgaataaTACTGTCATCTAAGTATAAGTATGTTTCTTTTTCACATTTATGTTTAATCCATTGtccaaattatttcaaatttcttaaatgttaataataataaaaaaaaattggccacctgctttccaagatattgcCATTGGCTGTCAAAAAGATTGGTCGACCACTAttatatatccacacacacacacacacacacacacacacacacacacacacatatatatatgtgtttgtgtatatataa
Coding sequences:
- the LOC113079287 gene encoding LOW QUALITY PROTEIN: PHD finger protein 20-like (The sequence of the model RefSeq protein was modified relative to this genomic sequence to represent the inferred CDS: inserted 1 base in 1 codon), which translates into the protein MFTIPPSDTPSPLSDSKSGRTLSPPAVPAHRQRSATLGTERSKENQHFNHSLHDDTDWVTKETGAKERERLREKRQRDFFRIKLKXKKKKKRKSKSGEDSSSDLSSDSPVWSEDESDTELDLNVPLSEQGVETLTHGSEIIRCICEAQEENDFMIQCDECLCWQHGTCMGLYEDSVPDSYSCYICRDPPAQRQSQRYWYDKDWLSSGHMYGLSFLEENYSHQNSKKVVTAHQLLGDVHRVFEVLNGLQLKMSILQTQAHPDLKFWRQPWTPADSLRRKTAGDSGIATPFPSSPIGMGANEFETLKSEVPSPVETHCSFQDSYISSEHCYQKPRTYYPAVERRLVVETRCGSELEDSLRSTEDLLEMAEQRYGTQLDHDQHKLQLADRSFSKELECRMKQLVSAEQEKSCVLEFKEEEPDPVTPDPKPDPDLVLHQQWQLNLLEHIEAVQDEVTHRMDLIERELDVLESWLDYTGELEPPDPLGRLPQLKHRIRQLLTDLGTVQQIALCSSSS